The Populus nigra chromosome 4, ddPopNigr1.1, whole genome shotgun sequence genome contains the following window.
GtcattgacacgaccaaaagagttgatgtcttatcccaagtgcaggagtgtcaaagtaataaataacccggcaagaccggggtcgaatcACAAAGAggtgaattatataaattacaaataataaaatgatattaatgttgaagagaactttgagatgttataatgatgtaaggattaaacaatgataaaacagATGTTAAGGTTacaggatccactaatagtattttaaagaaatataatataaactctttttattaatcaactggaaaccacacacaaaggaggtttcaatcggatgatttatcattattagcttattataaattattaacatgatcatattaatcatcttatctaagtaacacaatacttataaatatcatcaggcattcatgttgctaggctgctagcttatgttaacaacaaatcaagttcctatcataataacgatgtcggccgaagactatgaaggatcaagcatttgatgtaccaaatattatataacataaatctagattaaccatttaacaagcaaggtattaagaattaataagataaaaagataaaacatgttaataataatctttattggatataaacattaaagtccatgttaagtttatattatacctattctaatACCactagtgaaaccttttcaccttgacataataaatttAGCTAAacattaagaagaagaaaaacataaataaataatataaaaatataaacacgaTATAAGTGAACTAAGTataggaaaggaaataaaaagtataaacaagagattaatatagcatgaaaaaaacttgaacattacaaagatataaatagagaaagcaagaagatgattttgatctgaaaaataatatgattaaatacatggcaaatgccttattttataggctaaaattcagaaccattgattggttgactaagaaaatagttggtggccaaccattgatttggCGATTGGTTTTTGGCATTGTTGGCTGCtagttattgatattgttggctgattattgatattgttggctggccaaaatgtcattgctaacatcagaatttgagccatTTGTTCCATGAAAGTTGTTTGGcaattgtcttagctttccaacaaaaaaaaccagagctcatttggacttttaaaacttaagatatgagctgaaaatTGAGCAGTATCtgagctgcaggacagattccgacttctccaTTGTtactaagatttgaacttaaaaatggcggaattgagtcttggactcttcatgaaagttttagatcTATGTCTtggctttccatccatataaagcagacctaaatccaagatctataaCTCCAGTTATAATCTAATAACCGAATATTATTCCAATTggaattgaaccaacatctcttctcttatccttgttctctttttgtttcttcactttcgatagttaatcacatcaatcaatcatttgaattgtgagatatacctgcattcaaaataaatatttaccataaattaaagatatattatattatcagacttgttattataaaacatgctttagttagggaatttaatgatactttaattgcaatataataatataaaaccttaatgagaatgcacttttaaatactaatcaatCATCATACTAGCATTTCATGCCATTCTCATCCATGATTACCAGCATAGATtaagtgtattttttaattttttttaatataaaatagttatatatagccttcatttaaataaattatttttttagttttttcatggaatatatatatatatatataaaatctacatttaaaattaattttttaaaaagatatttcagGTTTTGTGATTTAAAACCCGATCCATTAACTAGGTCAATCCTAGACcgggtttaataataataataaagctcCAAACGATTCCCTGGCCTGTCAAACAAATGCCCTCGGTGTCAGAGAACATTCACAAACATAATTAGGCTCTCGTTTCTGTGGAACCTCCGTAATCAGCTTCTCAGCGCTGTTCATTTAAGTTCAGGTCAGCAAACCCTAGCCTCTCCCTCACTCGCTCTTGCTTGATCTATATCTATCTTGGAACGAACTCTACCTCTCTGTTAACTACtgtatcatttaatttaaatagggttccatcttttttttttttctaatttcacgCGATCTCTTTTTATTGTGTGCAAGTTGAAATTTGTCTGTCCACTGGTGTCAAGTTTTGCTGACATGAAAATGGGGCGGGGCGGTGAACTTATAACAAATTGAAGATTTTCTGTGCAACTTAAACAAGATCGTGTCAAAGGCGATCTCTGATACTAATCTGTTAGATGATGGGTTAAATGACAAATGAATGATCGGGTTATgaattgtttaaatttgtaatttggTTTACAGGCTGCATTACTTATTTTTGCTTTGCCTTGTTCtgatcccttttttttcttgtatttttattcctaaaaGGACAGAGTTCGTATTTTGTCTTGGTAGTGAGTAGCCAGCCaattatacttattcttttgCGAAGGGCAATGGAGCCGTTTTAGTCTATGTATAGATATAAGTATTGAgggattttcttttttggccTATTGCAATTGTacatgtttctatttttttcctgaaCTCTTTTGTGGGtgctaaaaataaagaaaatgttgCTTGCAGGTTACCAGAAAAGTGAAATGGCCGGTGGTAGGGTTGCTCATGTGACCTTAAAAGGACCAAGTGTTGTCAAGGAGATTTGTATTGGGGTTGCACTTGGCTTGGCTGCTGGTAGTCTTTGGAAAATGCATCACTGGAACGAGCAGAGGAAAGTGAGATCATTTTATGACTTGCTGGAAAAAGGTGAGATCGGTGTTGTTGTGGAAGAATAAATCATGTCCTATGCCTCTGCCATGGTGTTATGGACATCGTCAgagtatattttgttttgtcattCTTTTTTGTTCCAAATGTCTGAATCTCAAGTTGCTGGTCCTTAGCCTTCTGACTTTGAAGAATAAATTTCTTGTCTAAGATGTGCAGGACATAATTTTTCTACGTAAAATGTATGAAGTTTAATGTCTTCCACTCCATCGTTGTGATGCTCTTATGGTTTTGTTACTTGAgatattagtgtttttttcattttttatttgttggttaGTGCACATCTAGCTCATGAAACAGAAATGCAATGAAGCTTGATGGgcaggtttttctttttcctttccttttttgctGGAATGTTAACGTCTTTCACTCTGTCGATGTGTTACTTcagatattaatttttctttttggctgtgCTATTTGTGCACCAGCTAGTTCATGAAACAGAAATGCAATGAAGCTTGATGAGTTTGATGGGcaggtttttccttttcttttcgtttcttTTATGCTGGAATACAAAAACATTACTGGTTAAGCGTTGAAGCTGTCGTCGAAgtcttttgttttcatatttaaaaacaagTCTGAACATAGCTTTGCTTTCTTCTCTACTGTCACTGGAAGGTTAAAAGTTGCTCTAATTTCTTGCTTGCCCTATGATATGAGACATGGTGCCCAATAGGGGTCAGGATTTTGGGACTAGTTTTCTGGATTTGGAGTCCGCTACGCGTTTATCGTTTGCCCAATTGAATGGAGAGGGTGATGTTTGCTGTTGCTAATTTTGTGGGTATGGAATTCAACACGTTCAGTTTCGTTGGATCATTTCTCAGTTTATTTATTTCCGATGAGGAATGGTTGGTTAGAAACGAGAAGGGGACAACAGGCAATGCTAATTTTGGATGGGTTGTTTTCATGATAAATCAATTTCAAGTGCTGCTCCAAATCATTTGTTATATGACAACCTCTTTCAATCATTCATCATTCATTATCAATTGGGTTTTTTTGtatctttatttattcaatttctatCCTAATCATGAATTTTAGAAGAAACATTGGATGATAAgttgtttgtgttttaaaagcatttttaaaagaaaaaaataaatattttttgtttcaaattaattttttttatgcatttagaTTATTTGGaagtgctaatattaaaaatgaattttaaagaataaaataaaaatattattttaatatatttttttaaaaaaaatatttaaaaaataattattacaacaccaaataaattatcaaagaaCCCTTTACTTAATTGTACTTGCGAAGAAAAAAGGCGAATTTCAGAAAGCTtcaaattgaaactttaatCTCATACAGGAGGATGCCTAATCTCACATTATTGTAATCTCACAtcgaaattttaaaatttcagcaaaaATACAGCTAACATATCCTATCTTATCTCAAATCAGACTAAAAGCATGATGTGATCATAATAaggatgataatttaatttaaaattgatagATGCTGACTTCATTTTAACGGgtgattatttttgaaatagttCTCTCGATactatatataaagtatgaatATTATCAAATCTAATCCAAaactaatttgaaatatatatttatattatattgatatatttatagcacatttttatatatacacacacacactttaaacACACACTAACTATTTAATCCATGCTCTATTACGGgctgtaatgttttttttgtttttaataaaaggtGTGCATGTTATTTTGAAAGtttcttttttacatgaaaaaattcataaatataaattaaaaagtttatgtatacatataattaaataaattgataaccttctgtataaataaaaaaatcattaacaataactaaaaaaaattaaaaaaaataaaatatagatgtAGAACAATATACTtaactttgaaatataaaacattTACTTCGTTATTTttactgaatttatttattaatgcatTTCTTACTCATTAGCATCTAACTAATATAATTCCACAAGGTTTACTTAACAAATATACCAACAATTTCAATTCCTCTTTCTCGCCCCTGGACCGAAACCCACATTGAGGAAGAGAgtaggtttttcttcttcaattcattcaattaacattataccttttttttcatgCCTACTAAACTCCATGCATCATAACaatattcattcaaccattcTTCTATTCAAACCCAATTTTCACAACATTTCCATACGCAAAACATATGAAATTTTCATTagaaattcaaaatcataacAAACCAAGCTTCCCCACTTCCTAAACACACTAAATTAAGGAgacaagaacaataaaaaaagttttctaCTTACTTATTTCcctccccttcttcttcttcaaaactGGCCTCCTTTA
Protein-coding sequences here:
- the LOC133691271 gene encoding cytochrome c oxidase subunit 5C-like; translated protein: MAGGRVAHVTLKGPSVVKEICIGVALGLAAGSLWKMHHWNEQRKVRSFYDLLEKGEIGVVVEE